A window of the Pristis pectinata isolate sPriPec2 chromosome 27, sPriPec2.1.pri, whole genome shotgun sequence genome harbors these coding sequences:
- the LOC127583735 gene encoding anaphase-promoting complex subunit 13, whose protein sequence is MDSEVQRDGRILDLIDDAWREDKLPYEDVEIPLSELPEPEQDNGGTTESINEQDMKWTDLALQNLHENTPSAGS, encoded by the exons ATGGACAGCGAGGTGCAGCgagatggcaggattctggacctGATTGATGATGCATGGCGGGAAGACAAGCTGCCGTATGAAGATGTGGAAATCCCACTG aGTGAACTTCCAGAACCCGAACAGGATAATGGGGGAACTACAGAATCTATCAATGAACAAGATATGAAATGGACTGACTTAGCCTTGCAAAACTTGCACGAAAATACCCCATCTGCAGGAAGCTAG